In Fusarium oxysporum Fo47 chromosome XI, complete sequence, the following are encoded in one genomic region:
- a CDS encoding Ribokinase-like protein: MASPRPVVSVLGSLNIDLVSYVPHHPLPGETITSSRFNVFPGGKGANQAVACAKLSRTSDLKNPSVDVAMIGAIGADAYGSVLLDSLESYDVGTESITVNKDGGAESQSGIAMIIVDEPTGQNRIILSPGANNSLQPSHFSKIPGPTPSLLIMQLEIPLETVIQAFKAAKTTGTPVLLNPAPAQVLPAEIYQGLAHLILNETEAALLSDKDESEFEDISVVEKAAAGFLARGVRNVVITLGGRGAYYANDTGTKGLIPALKVEVVDTTAAGDTFIGAYAVELAGAEQRSEQFDIEKAVRSGIWASSKTVVRRGAQVSIPWKDELESTK, translated from the coding sequence ATGGCGTCACCAAGACCAGTCGTCAGTGTCCTCGGATCACTGAACATCGACCTCGTATCATATGTCCCTCATCATCCCCTCCCTGGTGAGACAATAACTTCAAGCCGGTTCAATGTCTTCCCCGGTGGAAAGGGTGCCAACCAAGCTGTTGCTTGTGCGAAGCTTTCTAGAACTTCTGATCTGAAGAACCCAAGCGTTGATGTTGCCATGATTGGTGCCATTGGAGCTGATGCTTATGGGTCCGTActccttgacagcctcgaGTCGTATGATGTTGGAACGGAATCTATCACTGTGAACAAAGATGGAGGCGCCGAGTCACAGAGTGGAATTGCCATGATCATTGTTGATGAACCGACCGGTCAAAACCGCATCATCTTATCACCAGGAGCCAACAATTCTCTGCAACCGAGCCACTTCTCTAAGATTCCTGGTCCAACACCGTCATTGCTTATCATGCAGCTTGAGATCCCTCTGGAGACAGTCATCCAGGCGTTCAAAGCCGCCAAGACGACAGGAACTCCTGTTCTGCTCAACCCTGCCCCCGCTCAAGTACTCCCAGCAGAGATTTACCAAGGTCTAGCACATCTGATCCTCAACGAGACCGAAGCGGCTTTGTTGTCAGACAAGGACGAGTCCGAGTTTGAAGACATCTCAGTTGTTGAAAAGGCCGCTGCTGGTTTCCTTGCTCGAGGCGTAAGGAATGTTGTGATTACTCTGGGCGGTAGAGGAGCATACTATGCCAACGACACAGGAACAAAGGGTCTCATCCCTGCTCTCAAGGTTGAAGTTGTGGACACGACTGCTGCTGGTGACACATTCATCGGTGCTTATGCAGTTGAGCTTGCAGGCGCTGAGCAACGGTCGGAGCAGTTCGACATTGAGAAGGCTGTCAGGTCAGGAATTTGGGCATCGTCGAAGACAGTCGTGCGAAGGGGAGCGCAAGTGTCTATACCATGGAAGGATGAATTGGAATCAACAAAGTAA